One genomic window of Bacillus mycoides includes the following:
- a CDS encoding phosphotransferase family protein yields MNLGNPIAKGNTAEIYLCDNKVVKLFKECLPNTESLYEAQKQKYAYSCGLHVPKVFEVTEIQGRQAIIMEYVEGESVGELLLNNLSKAEHFISICVSIQQKIHAISVSPDEIEPMKERLYRQINSVHNLDEKQKGNILKRLDSIIFEPRLCHGDFHPFNLIMSNDAMKIIDWVDASSGDIRADVFRTYLLYSQNSVELAEMYLHIYCKKTGLLRDEIFQWAPIISAARLAENKSL; encoded by the coding sequence TTGAATCTAGGAAATCCGATAGCCAAAGGAAATACGGCTGAAATTTATCTTTGTGATAATAAAGTTGTGAAATTGTTTAAAGAATGCCTCCCTAATACAGAATCTCTATACGAAGCACAAAAACAAAAGTATGCATATTCATGTGGTTTACACGTTCCTAAAGTATTTGAAGTTACAGAGATACAAGGTAGACAAGCTATTATTATGGAATATGTAGAAGGTGAAAGTGTTGGTGAGCTTTTGCTTAATAATTTGAGTAAAGCGGAGCATTTCATAAGTATTTGTGTAAGTATACAACAAAAAATTCATGCTATATCTGTGAGCCCGGATGAAATAGAACCGATGAAAGAGAGACTTTATCGTCAAATTAACTCCGTGCATAATCTGGATGAAAAACAAAAGGGAAATATATTAAAAAGGTTAGATTCAATCATATTTGAACCTAGATTATGTCATGGTGATTTTCATCCGTTTAATTTAATTATGAGCAATGATGCTATGAAAATTATAGATTGGGTTGATGCTAGTTCGGGTGATATTCGCGCAGATGTGTTTCGGACATACTTATTGTATTCACAGAATTCAGTGGAATTAGCTGAAATGTATTTACATATATATTGCAAAAAAACAGGTTTATTAAGAGATGAAATTTTCCAGTGGGCTCCTATTATTAGTGCAGCTAGATTGGCAGAGAATAAATCTCTGTAA
- a CDS encoding TetR/AcrR family transcriptional regulator has protein sequence MRKGELTKRMILDRSSALFNVKGYSGSSISDIMRETGLEKGGIYRHFKNKDDLAVQAFQHATSQMGVRYVEEIKKASNTLDKLKTFISVFTSLIHNDPLPGGCPIMNVTLEADDSHPLMAEQAQIAMNQLLGIIEKIITYGIEQGDLKPDTQAKQIAIIWISSLEGALALSRLYQDTVYIDTVSSRLLDELEKQITAK, from the coding sequence ATGCGTAAAGGTGAATTAACAAAAAGAATGATTCTTGATCGTTCCTCTGCTCTGTTTAATGTAAAGGGGTATAGTGGTTCTTCAATTTCTGATATTATGCGAGAGACTGGGCTAGAGAAGGGTGGTATTTATCGTCACTTTAAAAATAAAGATGACTTGGCTGTTCAAGCCTTTCAGCACGCAACTTCACAAATGGGAGTGCGTTATGTCGAAGAGATAAAAAAAGCATCCAATACGTTGGATAAGTTAAAAACTTTTATTTCAGTTTTTACATCTCTCATTCATAATGATCCTCTTCCTGGAGGGTGTCCAATCATGAACGTAACGTTAGAAGCAGATGATTCCCATCCTCTCATGGCAGAACAAGCACAGATAGCGATGAATCAATTACTTGGAATAATTGAAAAGATTATTACGTATGGAATTGAGCAAGGAGATTTAAAACCAGACACTCAAGCAAAGCAGATTGCTATCATCTGGATTTCTTCTCTTGAAGGAGCACTTGCCTTGTCACGCTTATACCAAGATACAGTCTATATTGATACAGTATCGTCACGACTTTTAGATGAATTGGAAAAACAAATTACGGCCAAGTAA